A genome region from Macaca fascicularis isolate 582-1 chromosome 3, T2T-MFA8v1.1 includes the following:
- the FKBP14 gene encoding peptidyl-prolyl cis-trans isomerase FKBP14 — MRLFLCNAVLMLFVTSLIGALIPEPEVKIEVLQKPFICHRKTKGGDLMLVHYEGYLEKDGSLFHSTHKHNNGQPIWFTLGILEALKGWDQGLKGMCVGEKRKLIIPPALGYGKEGKGKIPPESTLIFNIDLLEIRNGPRSHESFQEMDLNDDWKLSKDEVKAYLKKEFEKHGAVVNESHHDALVEDIFDKEDEDKDGFISAREFTYKHDEL, encoded by the exons ATGAGACTTTTCTTGTGCAACGCAGTCTTGATGCTGTTCGTCACTTCTTTGATTGGGGCTCTGATCCCTGAACCAGAAGTGAAAATTGAAGTTCTCCAGAAGCCATTCATCTGCCATCGCAAGACCAAAGGAGGGGATTTGATGTTGGTCCACTATGAAGGCTACTTAGAAAAGGACGGCTCCTTATTTCACTCCAC TCACAAACATAACAATGGTCAACCCATTTGGTTTACCCTGGGCATCCTGGAGGCTCTCAAAGGTTGGGACCAGGGCTTGAAAGGAATGTGTgtaggagagaagagaaagctcatcattcctcctgctctgggctatggaaaagaaggaaaag GTAAAATTCCCCCAGAAAGTACACTGATATTTAATATTGATCTCCTGGAGATTCGAAATGGACCAAGATCCCATGAATCATTCCAAGAAATGGATCTTAATGATGACTGGAAACTCTCTAAAGATGAG GTTAAAGCATATTTAAAGAAGGAGTTTGAAAAACATGGTGCGGTGGTGAATGAAAGTCATCATGATGCTTTGGTGGAGGATATTTTTGATAAAGAAGATGAAGACAAAGATGGATTTATATCTGCCAGAGAATTTACATATAAACACGATGAGTTATAG